TAGAATCAttaaaatacttaaatttttattcaatttcaaatttctataaaacttttattttaaaacttcttttctttccaaaatatttttatagcacTTAATCTCACTGcttctttatttttaaattatgtttttgtcgAAATAGACTAGAACATACGGTATGAACTTTTACCATTCGTATCAAATCAACAGAATTCACGAAATCAGGTTTCTCaattacttacattgtattactTAAGTAGATATATTTTTTAACAGTATTAGCATATTTCAGTAGAAATCAATATTTATTATCTctaaatatgtataaataagTATGTAGACTATAAAATAGCTAATCATCAGTAGTCTGAATAAAAAAACCATAAAAGTCGTTTTCTAAACCAACCTTTTGGTCAAATAGGTTTATATCTCCTTATAACTTTGAAAAATACTATAGTAAATGAGGCAATATCAATAAATAATTTCTACCTGGTAATATACTCTAAGCATTTAAGTACGTTTTCACTTGATAGTAAATCGCGATTTTTACGGTCATGACAATAAATGTCATGATTTTTGTCGTCATGAAAACTACGTGAAATTGAATTTAACTATCGCGACATTTATTCGCGTAAGATACTTGTTCGTAATACTTTTTGTTAAAACTTGCTTGTTAATAAAAAAACTTGAATGATAGAAATAATTTCTCAGTTGATGTACAAAAGTCCTgtttttataaatgattttaattcGAAGGCACAGAAATATGACCAAATACCCTACTAAACCTTTCTCCCTCCGTTTCTCATTCATTCTACTACTttcaaaatgtataattttgcCATCAACGCGAACAGCAGCCAGAACTACTTCAGTCAACAGCACGATTGAAAGTAATTAAATGTTGTGATATTAAATTTCGTGAGTCGCAAAAAACTATCACGCGGTCATAGTGTCATGACAACAAAAACAATAACTTTTACTGTTTCGTGAAAACGTATCTTTTACACAATATGTACATATGCAGAAACATAGATTAATATAAAGAAATAAAGATATTAGCAATGTTTAGAAACAAACAGAGTAGATCAGCTTTTTAACAAAACTGAATCAGTCTATCTAGAATGAAATCTACTCTGAAATTGTCGTATTGCACAAAGCCTCGtactaaaaattttattcttcatttccGACTTATGTTCCACGTGAAATAACACCCGTTTCCGTTTGTATTGTTTACTAATTACACGATAGataatatataattaaataaaattaaaataaataagaaagccatttattttctttattcATTAAAACCTATTTTCAGTGCTGTTCATTTAAATCAATCAAGGTTCCACTCCATTACAGTTTTTATATTCGTCATTTTTTCCTTCATTTTCAAATATCTGAtcttattgtttttattattattaaattattactaaggtaaaataaattctaattgcagaataattaattaactcCCTGAAATACCAATTCTACTAATCCCTGAAACATTTTCTAAATACACTCTTACTCCGATGAAATGTTTAGTCAACAGCTTAATATGCTTGCAATAACATCGGATTGCTTTGCTTACTTCGAATTATGTACAAATATTGAAGTTAGCTAATAGCCTTGCTATACGATTCACCGTTCATTTCGATAATGTCATAGCCCATAAAGGCTCGTAAAAGATCAAAGCGTTAGAGCCTTGTTGTAATGCTTCTTACGCTGAACCGATCGGGGTACTCGATTTGCATCAATAACCGATATCTGTCTTCCTGATAGTAAAATTGATCGCTTTGTGTCGTAAATCAAACTGGCATATAATAGACAactgaatgaatgattgcatatGCGCAAAAAAATAATAGTGTTACCTATTAATTTCGTATCGTTTTCACATCAGTCTTTAAAACAACGTAGAATCATAAAAACGTCATTTCCTTAATTGAtagtattaaaaattttatcacCCTCGATATCTAATATTTTCATGTCATTTAAAAAGATTAATCAAGTGAACGAAGAAATTTCTTTTTCGTTCAACTTTGAATCAAACATAAACACCTAAAAAGGAATTACCAGATTGGTATAATTGGATACTACAcatttttttagaaatatgtAAGTACAATTATCTGAATAAGTAAACATTTACAAAAGACTGAGTTAAGCACACTTTTGACAATATTTTGCCGTGACGAAGCGAATTTACAAATTACGACAAATTGCTCGAGCATCCTTAAACGGTGAAGATGCTACACCGACGCATCCGCTCATTTTCATGATTGCACAATCATCCTCACGCAGAGTTAAAGGTACAAACGATTTTCTCGAGTGGTACGAGTGGCGTCTATTTCTTTATGATAATCTGATGAtgcaatttttttgaaaattacCGAGCACGTGTTCCGCGAAGTGTTGTATACCTTTATCTATATCGATCAGAAAACTTGAACTATAAAAGTGATTTACATTTGATAGTCGTAGACATTGAAGATAAGTTAATGTTTCTCGGTTCGATGATATCCAAAAGAGCGATCAGATTCTTTAAAGAATCAAAGATAGTGCTTCAACCTTTTTACGATTAACTATCTATGATGAACCTTTTTATAAATGGACACGaaaaaaataaatcgaatagAAATGGAATAAAATGGCAAAGTATGGTCAACAATAAAAGATAAATAAATTGGAATGCATCGTATCATAACAGTGGTATGTCGTTTGTCAGCATGAAAAGCGAATATTGCTGATAAATGTTATCGTTGGTCGCAGACCATGTGCCTTCAAACACTTGCGAAAGCTCATTCTGTGTTCACGCCTCTGATAAGAAACACCATATTCAGTCATATAGTTTAACCTAATTTCACAAATTCAAGAGACCTCTTTGAAGAAAAGAAAGTTGACATACTAGAGAAGTACATCCCTACAATAGAGCTATTCGTAATCTCGTGATAACTCTTAGCGAAGAACAAATATGTATCTGACTATTCTTGACTAATCGACTCAGGAGACTTCGTTTTGAATAATGAATGAAATTCAAAGACGGACGTATATTGATAAAAAACAAATACTCGATAAATGAAATTATGCAATTTCTAAACGCAAAACGTCTCGTGGACAATCAACAAAGGAGATGACTAATGTTGTAGTGATGTCGCGTATAAATAGTTCTCTTCCACCAATAGTATTCTGTACATACGTTGCTGACATGATGAGATAACTCGAAGACGGTGAGAACGTTCTTTATTCACAGATTAAACAGTAACAGACAAAGTTAACAAAGCTATAAGAAAAAAGATTAttgttaattattattaagattacataTAGGATGATTATTAATCGTGTTAACTACTATTTAACTtcattttaattctaattctcTAACGAGATGTAAAGTTTGTTCCAAATAAAAGAAATCCTAAAGTGCCTTCTCCATAATTACAAACACAATAAATGTTCTAGGTAAATAATGTCACCGTCGATGGAACCATTGCCAGTACAGGACTTGGATACGATTCTGGCGCAAAGCCTTGGAAAAGATTTTCAAATAGACCACCTGGAATGGAAACCACTAACTGCTCCAGGAGAAAATTTTGGAAGCATTATGTTGGCCGTCGATGTTACGATAACACGAAATAACAAAACAGAAACGCTGTACTTGGTCGCTAAACTTCCACCTACCTCAAAATATCTACTAGAGCTGTTTGACAGCCCAGTGACATTTAAAAAAGAGCTATTGTTCTACAGTACAATGGCAAAGGagttcataaatcttcaattagAAAGTGGAGTAAAAGATGAGGACCTGGACATTCTTACGCCCAAATATTTTGGAGGAAGACTAGGACTACACAACCTAGAAGAATTCGATGAACAAGCTGTTATAGTTTTAGAAAACTTGAAGTATAGTGGCTACagcactgaagatagaatatcggGTCTCGATAAGAAGCATACAGAGCACGCACTCGAAGCACTGGCTAAATTGCATGCAATTGCCATTGCCTTGAAGATTAAAAAGCCTCAACTCTTTAAGAAAATGATATCAGATGTGATGGCAGAAATTATAAACGAAACAACAGAAAAATGCGTTATGGGCATGATTGAAAAAGCGCGAGCCGATATAAAGGACACTGAGGAGGCAAAACCGTACCTAGATCGTGTTAATAGGACAATCGAGTTtggtattaatataaaaaaagataCCCAGAAGCCGAAGGAACCCTGGGGAACGCTGGTTCATAGTGACTTCTGGGTGAACAATATGATGTTTAGACATGGCGAAAACGGTGAAATAATCGATGTTAAAATTGTGGACTTTCAGTTAAGTGCGTACGATTATGGCATtaacgacttgatctttttcctCGTATCGAGTGTGGAAACAGAGATCCTGGACAATAAGTTCAGCGATATGCTTGACTACTACTATTCctgttttataaaatatttgaaaaccttAAAAACTGATACTAGTAAGTTTTCCAAAGAAACATTTGATGAAATTGTGAGCTACTGTGGTCCCTGTAAGTTCTATCAATGCATCATGATGGCCCAAGTAATTAAAGCGCCTCGAGGGTCTGCGCCAGAAATGAAAGACGTAAATGATGATATTTTCTCACACATGGTCAGCGATACAATTTATAAACAGTCATTGTTACATATTGTAAAACTTTTTGATAAGTTGGGATGGCTGCTTAAATAACATTTGTTGTTGTTATTTTCGTATTGTTAGAAAATTTGTTATAAATTAAATAGAATGTTTATACGTAAACGTATTTAAAGTACAAATTatggaaaataaatatttatatatattgttgAAGCTTGTGCAACAAAGTATATTTTTATGGGAGTTAATGTATACaaagtaaattaaaatttagaaaaaattattaaataacttTTAGTTTATGAGGTTCATGTAATCTTAAGAAATGACCAAATATGTTCATAAGATTTGTAacatttctcaaatttttatattgcatGCATCCATATTTTGAAACAAGAAATCTATTCTATTATAATAAAAAGTCATATTATTTTACATGTAAACTATAAtcgttaaaaaatttatttatgattcttcAATTGATGCAGCGGTTATGTGCCTAAGAAATTTGCGGTTGAGTGAAATAGAGATGTAACAAACAGcactatatttttattctactgTGACTAGTGCGGTACAATCTGATAATAATGCGTACTGTTTTATGTAACGCGTCATTCtagcataataaactgaattaattCTTTATTCATGATTAAGTTAAATAAGCTAATTATAAGCCTGTGTGTATTAAATAtgtgttattaaatatttaagcaATATAATGAAATGATATAATAAACGAATAAAGTAACATAATTAAACAATGACAATTGTTACACGAAAATTGTCTTAACATTATCAATATCATTATCTACGAATGTTACTTTTGTGTGAAGAACTTGATCTTAAATTACACATTTAACTTATAATCTGAACAGTTGTTTGAACAGGTGAATTTCTAAATGAAAATTTGAAGTTTAATTGATGTCATTTGAAAGAGAGAAACAATAGGCATGTACACTGAATAAGTAAATCAAGTATT
The sequence above is a segment of the Calliopsis andreniformis isolate RMS-2024a chromosome 3, iyCalAndr_principal, whole genome shotgun sequence genome. Coding sequences within it:
- the LOC143188702 gene encoding uncharacterized protein LOC143188702, which codes for MSPSMEPLPVQDLDTILAQSLGKDFQIDHLEWKPLTAPGENFGSIMLAVDVTITRNNKTETLYLVAKLPPTSKYLLELFDSPVTFKKELLFYSTMAKEFINLQLESGVKDEDLDILTPKYFGGRLGLHNLEEFDEQAVIVLENLKYSGYSTEDRISGLDKKHTEHALEALAKLHAIAIALKIKKPQLFKKMISDVMAEIINETTEKCVMGMIEKARADIKDTEEAKPYLDRVNRTIEFGINIKKDTQKPKEPWGTLVHSDFWVNNMMFRHGENGEIIDVKIVDFQLSAYDYGINDLIFFLVSSVETEILDNKFSDMLDYYYSCFIKYLKTLKTDTSKFSKETFDEIVSYCGPCKFYQCIMMAQVIKAPRGSAPEMKDVNDDIFSHMVSDTIYKQSLLHIVKLFDKLGWLLK